From Nodosilinea sp. PGN35:
CCACTAACGCCGCCACTAACCCTAAGTGATCCAGGTTTTCTATCTTCAAGGCGCGATCCCAATCCTTACCCTGAGCTTACCTCCGCTGACCCAAATACTCCTTTTGTCAACCTGCGGAATGTCGGCTACTACAGTAGTGATAGTGGGGCATCTGTAGTCGCTGATGAATATGAAAGGGAAGTCTTATACCAGGTGGCGATCCTTGAGAAAGCAGCTTACCTATATGGACTGGCCAAGGCTAGTGGTGATCCGGAGACTTTTCTTTCACAAGAGATGGAGGAATGGCGACTTATTGAAGCTCAACTGCCTGAAAGCTTCGGTAATACAGCTTTAATAAGTAAGCAGATGGAGCTGACTCATCTGACAGAAGCAGTTCAATTGGCCAGAGAGTATTCTGCGCAAAATATGGAATTCTTTCCCAGCCAAGACGATTTTGTTCGTTGAGCCAATCTATTCGTGTCTAGAGGCCGAGGAAACAATGAAAGACCTCAAGAAGGAAGCTTTCGGGGTTGAGGACTTGCCAAAATTTACACGAAAGAAATTTGAATCTTTTTTGAGTAATCCAAGCATGTGGGGGCAAGAAGTAACGTTTCTTCATCCGCTTGACTGGCAGAAATTTTATTCATTTATCCGTCACTGCCATAGGCATAAGGTAAGAGTTTCAGCCACTGAAATAAAATGCCTATTACGTGAGGTAAACTTTCAAGAGGAATTTGCTGAATATGTTGCTGAAGTTTTTTCGCATGGGATAGCTCTGCTCAAGCATGTGTAGAGAACTTAGTAGTAACGTGGGCACTGCCACCAGTCCGAAACACGAATCCTACGAGTTCTTGAGCCTTGGCTAGCCTTTTATTCAGTACTGCGAGCACCCCTATCAACCCATTGCTACAGCCATTGCTACTCCAGGTAACGTCATCCGCTAGTCTGAGTGGTTCTGCCAGTACTAGTAGGGTGGGCACTGCCCATCATTAACTATTAAGCAGCAGAAAGTTTAGGTTCGGGCAGGGGCAACCCGTCTTCCTCTAGCAGAAGCTGTAAAACCTCCTGGCCATTGCGAGCAGCTTCTTCATGGGTGTTGCCATGGGTACGATAGGTCTGTTCAGGGAAATCGGGCAGATGCACCAGAAAGCAATCATCTTCCTCTGACCAGACAATGACCATTTCATAACGAAGAGTGCCCATTATCTCTCATCCTCTTGCTGCATCACTACTCTAAGCGCTTCAGCGTCAGATTCCGAAATCATTCATCCGACAATCTTTCTAGCTCATTGGCTAGGGAAGTTTGAACCTCATCATCGCAATGGGTATGTAAATGAATCATAGAAGCTGAAAGCTCGGCCAAGATTTCAGCTTTCTGGCCATTTTGCAAACCTGGTAGTTGCAGTTGATGAATCAGTTCCAGCACGCGACCACATTCATCCCCTAATTCTTGAATCAGCACCCGAAGTGTTTCATCTTCAATGGCGAGCGACCTTGACCTCAGTTGCATAACTACCTCCCTAACCGCTTTCTCGCTTGTCGAATACCCTTCTCAAATGCCTTGATTTCCTTTTCCCAATGGTAGATTAGCCCTGAATTGGGGTGCTCTCTTTGTTGCTCTAATCTAATCTTTTCTTGATGCTCTGAGATTCGCTTTTCCAAGCTGCGAATCGCTTTTAGATGGTTGCGCTTTCCCATCAGCGGCCCATCACCCCATTCTTC
This genomic window contains:
- a CDS encoding type II toxin-antitoxin system HicB family antitoxin, producing MGTLRYEMVIVWSEEDDCFLVHLPDFPEQTYRTHGNTHEEAARNGQEVLQLLLEEDGLPLPEPKLSAA